One window of the Methanomicrobiales archaeon genome contains the following:
- the thiI gene encoding tRNA uracil 4-sulfurtransferase ThiI, with the protein MDVVIVRYGEVFLKSEPVRRRFLHRLVQNIRRTLDAGSLDYRIQEHRGRILVFGPDPERIAQSVSRIFGVVDVSIGTATTNAVSDLAEAALSRAKERLAPGMSFAVRARRERVQGFTSQELGAAVGAAIMAAIPGISVDLGCPDYEIFVEARGFGGLVYDRRIPAPGGLPWGTQGRVLALVSGGLDSPVASWLMMRRGCEVVHVYMDGGRWVGRDRSAVVADHHRTLSTWCRGYPLDLLVVDAEPFYDRMAEAVEPRLRCVVCKRFMLMTASRLAAGTDVRALVTGDSLGQVASQTLENMALISSAASLPLLRPLIAYDKSEIVDLARKIGTFEQTKGELCCRAVPRYPATAAREVPVKQAEERIGISALADAAAREARKIRALNGEIEEIR; encoded by the coding sequence GTGGACGTCGTGATCGTCCGTTACGGCGAGGTCTTCTTAAAAAGCGAACCGGTCCGCCGCCGATTCCTGCATCGCCTGGTGCAGAACATCCGGAGGACGCTGGATGCCGGGTCCCTCGACTACCGGATCCAGGAGCACCGCGGGCGGATCCTCGTCTTCGGCCCGGATCCCGAGAGGATAGCGCAGTCCGTCAGCCGCATCTTCGGCGTGGTGGACGTGAGCATCGGCACCGCCACGACGAACGCGGTCTCCGATCTGGCGGAGGCCGCCCTCTCCCGCGCGAAGGAGCGGCTCGCGCCCGGGATGTCGTTTGCGGTGCGGGCGCGGCGGGAGCGCGTGCAGGGGTTCACGAGCCAGGAACTGGGCGCGGCGGTCGGTGCAGCCATCATGGCGGCGATTCCGGGGATATCGGTCGATCTCGGCTGCCCGGACTACGAGATCTTCGTGGAGGCCCGGGGGTTCGGCGGGCTGGTGTACGACCGCCGCATTCCGGCGCCCGGCGGACTCCCCTGGGGCACCCAGGGTCGGGTGCTGGCCCTCGTCAGCGGGGGGCTGGACTCCCCCGTTGCCTCCTGGCTGATGATGCGCCGCGGCTGCGAGGTGGTGCACGTCTACATGGACGGGGGGCGATGGGTGGGTCGCGACCGCAGCGCCGTCGTCGCCGACCATCACCGCACGCTCTCCACCTGGTGCCGGGGGTATCCCCTTGACCTTCTCGTCGTGGACGCGGAGCCCTTCTACGACCGCATGGCCGAGGCCGTCGAGCCGAGGCTCCGCTGCGTTGTCTGCAAGCGGTTCATGCTGATGACGGCGAGCCGCCTCGCCGCCGGGACGGACGTCCGCGCCCTGGTGACCGGTGACAGCCTCGGGCAGGTAGCCTCGCAGACCCTGGAGAACATGGCGCTCATCAGTTCGGCAGCGTCTCTCCCCCTGCTCCGCCCGCTGATCGCCTACGACAAAAGCGAGATCGTGGACCTGGCGCGGAAGATCGGGACCTTCGAGCAGACGAAGGGGGAGCTCTGCTGCAGGGCGGTCCCCCGCTACCCGGCGACGGCGGCGCGGGAGGTCCCCGTGAAGCAGGCCGAAGAGCGGATCGGCATCTCCGCCCTCGCCGATGCGGCTGCACGGGAAGCCCGCAAGATCCGGGCCCTGAACGGGGAGATCGAGGAGATCAGGTGA